A single window of Methylobacterium nodulans ORS 2060 DNA harbors:
- a CDS encoding NAD-dependent epimerase/dehydratase family protein, which translates to MSGRTFWSGKRVLVTGSTGFLGSWMVRTLRESGALVVGYVRDLNAYGNSLADDLAKPNFVVHGRLEDLETLRRAVNEYEVDTVFHLAAQPIVGTALRDPVGTFEANIRGTWNLLDACRLYGKVERILVASSDKSYGHSDVLPYTEDMPLIGRAPYDVSKSCTDLLARSYFETYNLPICITRAGNFYGGGDLNFNRLVPGTIRWALRGERPVLRSDGTLVRDYIYVRDVVAGYLAIGEAMHEPGVAGEAFNLSNETPLSALAFTNEILRACRRPDLEPVILAEARSEIDAQHLSAEKVRRIVGWTARWSTADALAETVAWYRSYIGRIGEIG; encoded by the coding sequence ATGAGCGGGCGCACCTTCTGGTCCGGCAAGCGCGTCCTCGTCACCGGGTCGACAGGATTTCTCGGCTCGTGGATGGTGCGGACCTTGCGCGAAAGCGGCGCATTGGTGGTCGGCTACGTGCGCGACCTGAATGCATACGGCAATTCGCTGGCGGATGATCTGGCCAAGCCGAACTTCGTGGTCCACGGTCGGCTGGAGGATCTCGAGACCTTGCGCCGTGCGGTGAACGAGTACGAGGTGGATACCGTCTTCCACCTCGCCGCTCAGCCCATCGTTGGCACTGCCCTTCGCGATCCGGTGGGCACCTTCGAGGCAAATATCCGCGGAACCTGGAACCTGCTCGACGCCTGCCGGCTGTACGGGAAGGTCGAACGAATCCTTGTCGCATCGAGCGACAAGAGCTACGGCCATTCCGATGTCCTGCCCTATACGGAGGACATGCCGCTCATTGGACGCGCACCCTACGATGTGTCCAAGAGCTGCACCGACCTTCTGGCGCGCAGCTACTTCGAAACGTACAACCTGCCGATCTGCATCACGCGGGCTGGCAACTTCTACGGCGGCGGCGACCTCAACTTCAACCGGCTGGTGCCCGGGACGATTCGCTGGGCGCTGCGGGGCGAGCGTCCGGTGCTGCGCTCGGACGGCACGCTGGTCCGCGACTACATCTACGTCCGGGACGTCGTCGCCGGCTACCTCGCCATCGGCGAGGCGATGCACGAGCCGGGGGTGGCCGGCGAGGCCTTCAACCTGTCGAACGAGACGCCGCTCTCCGCGCTGGCCTTCACCAACGAGATCCTCCGCGCCTGCAGGCGCCCGGATCTCGAGCCGGTGATCTTGGCCGAGGCGCGATCGGAGATCGACGCCCAGCACCTCAGCGCCGAGAAAGTCCGACGGATCGTCGGCTGGACGGCGCGGTGGAGCACGGCGGACGCCCTGGCGGAGACGGTCGCCTGGTATCGGAGCTACATCGGCCGGATCGGTGAGATCGGATGA
- a CDS encoding GumC family protein — protein sequence MNKLGPEMGLPPIKTRGGPDLNVRDTGATLLFVVFKWLPQMAAVVGIGILCGLGYLTLVRGNLFQANAKLYVRVGVDQTPSPLLGSDRNVTFLAQTRGAVQSEMDLLRNEVLVSRLIADLNLGAPEARPEPTGLYGRLKRLGSDVYQAARDGADAILIMVGLKTPLSRSAAVSQVFAQSLILDNAPGSDVISVSLRWPNEAQAVLLLDRFLQIYTNFRSAVFEGGGEIDFLSTKRDAAKADLEAVDAEMAVYEREHDIRNTASRAPLLEADLVDAQRSLERQTLELDFARRRFERLGRVLGRGAANQQREPVGLGTFPPNSPALSMAPSMVTLLGERERLLVNNTANAPEVREVEAKLGALTVVLLRQLEAEVQDLVHVEATARERVDKVATALREFQDSAAGWKSLERRRELAEARYRDAEKRLGEARDIAALRNARLSNVVVVQPAAAEGVPIGLRKLPMLGIIALCSGVLASGWALVREIFDGRLYRGEAAAAELGLPLAGEVPERDGLLQVWSRGDRAAPEARVALDRLVVTVTERLRGDRTAVLAIAAAEADEGTSTIALALAYGMARRGRQAVRLIAGSTSQALLEHARDLGVSLHPLPGSPDLPPGLVLTAVGDHLVVGTWAEPEAAATFLREGDATCPSLRGDARIILIDLPPLSGEAEAPLCASRADATLLVVRAGWHAAARHIAALESLKWLGAEPIGFVLNRVRGFVPARLERAR from the coding sequence ATGAACAAGCTTGGACCGGAGATGGGGCTACCGCCCATCAAGACGCGGGGGGGCCCGGATCTGAATGTCCGGGATACGGGCGCCACCCTCTTGTTCGTGGTGTTCAAGTGGCTGCCGCAGATGGCCGCCGTCGTCGGGATCGGGATCCTGTGTGGGCTCGGCTACCTGACTCTGGTGCGCGGGAATCTGTTCCAGGCTAACGCGAAGCTCTACGTTCGCGTCGGCGTGGATCAGACACCCTCGCCGCTGCTCGGCTCGGACCGCAACGTCACGTTCCTGGCGCAAACCCGCGGCGCCGTGCAGTCGGAGATGGATCTCCTGCGCAACGAGGTGCTGGTCTCGCGTCTGATCGCGGACCTGAACCTCGGCGCGCCGGAGGCGCGGCCGGAGCCGACGGGTCTGTACGGTCGCCTGAAGCGGCTCGGCTCCGACGTCTACCAGGCGGCGCGGGACGGCGCTGATGCGATCCTGATCATGGTTGGCTTGAAGACGCCGCTGTCGCGCTCAGCCGCGGTCAGCCAAGTCTTCGCCCAGTCGCTGATTCTCGACAATGCGCCGGGTTCCGATGTCATCTCGGTGAGCCTGCGCTGGCCCAACGAGGCGCAGGCCGTGCTGCTCCTCGACCGGTTCCTACAGATCTACACCAATTTTCGCTCGGCCGTGTTCGAGGGGGGCGGCGAGATCGACTTCCTCAGCACCAAGCGTGACGCCGCGAAGGCAGACCTGGAGGCGGTCGATGCGGAGATGGCTGTCTACGAGCGCGAGCATGACATTCGCAATACGGCAAGCCGTGCGCCCCTGCTCGAGGCCGACCTCGTGGACGCGCAGCGCTCGCTCGAGCGCCAGACTCTCGAACTCGACTTTGCGCGCCGGCGCTTCGAGCGGCTCGGCCGAGTCCTGGGCCGCGGCGCGGCAAACCAGCAGCGCGAGCCGGTGGGTCTCGGGACCTTCCCGCCGAACTCGCCGGCCCTCAGCATGGCGCCATCGATGGTGACGCTGCTCGGCGAGCGCGAGCGTCTTCTCGTCAACAACACGGCCAATGCACCCGAGGTGAGGGAGGTCGAGGCCAAGCTCGGAGCGCTGACCGTCGTTCTGCTCCGGCAGCTCGAGGCAGAGGTTCAGGATCTCGTCCACGTTGAGGCGACGGCGCGGGAGCGGGTGGACAAGGTCGCGACGGCGTTGCGCGAATTTCAGGATTCGGCGGCCGGTTGGAAGTCGCTGGAACGGCGTCGCGAGCTCGCCGAGGCGCGCTACCGCGATGCCGAGAAACGTCTCGGCGAAGCGCGCGACATCGCCGCCCTCAGGAACGCGCGGCTCTCCAACGTGGTCGTCGTGCAGCCCGCCGCCGCCGAGGGCGTTCCAATCGGACTTCGCAAACTCCCGATGCTCGGCATCATCGCGCTGTGTTCGGGGGTGCTCGCCAGTGGCTGGGCCCTCGTCCGCGAGATCTTCGACGGACGCCTCTACCGGGGCGAAGCGGCCGCCGCCGAGCTCGGCCTGCCGCTCGCCGGCGAGGTGCCCGAGCGGGATGGCCTGCTGCAGGTGTGGTCACGGGGCGACCGCGCCGCCCCGGAGGCGCGGGTCGCCCTCGACCGGCTCGTTGTCACGGTCACCGAACGCCTGCGCGGCGACCGGACCGCCGTCCTGGCGATTGCCGCCGCCGAGGCGGATGAGGGCACCTCCACCATCGCCCTCGCGCTCGCCTACGGCATGGCCCGGCGCGGCCGTCAGGCGGTGCGCCTCATCGCAGGATCGACGAGCCAGGCCCTGCTGGAACACGCCCGGGACCTCGGCGTAAGCCTGCACCCGCTGCCGGGTTCGCCGGATCTGCCCCCCGGCCTCGTCCTGACCGCCGTCGGCGACCATCTGGTCGTGGGAACCTGGGCAGAGCCTGAAGCAGCCGCGACCTTCCTGCGGGAGGGCGACGCAACCTGTCCAAGCCTGCGAGGAGACGCCCGCATCATCCTCATCGACCTGCCGCCCCTGTCGGGTGAGGCGGAGGCGCCGCTCTGCGCGAGCCGGGCGGATGCAACCCTCCTCGTTGTTCGCGCCGGCTGGCACGCCGCCGCGCGGCACATCGCGGCTCTCGAGTCCCTGAAGTGGCTCGGCGCGGAGCCGATTGGCTTCGTTCTCAACCGCGTGCGCGGCTTCGTTCCCGCTCGCCTGGAGCGGGCCCGATGA
- a CDS encoding lipopolysaccharide biosynthesis protein: protein MRAVGLQPAEAPAARSDRLAYLRRLASSVAGSGVLLFGLKLTGCALGLAMHLAFARLLGAAAYGTFATAFNAAALIALFAAGGVPLTASRFLPVYLSSGARAEARAFLETVAAVTVGGGLLGGGLLVGAALVLDASDVDQARALAAASPLVLLLAAAQTATALLQALHRPFAAEAAFLVVRPLAAIGVGAVLALPAFGLLNAVTALIAVGLASTAALVATARSLRRAIARHELTARGRPRLAIWVPPGLLLLFLVGGAALTERLDIIVVSAFADPEAAGIYSVAARFAALISLGTAAATVRALPLLAEQLQRGARDAAARTLAQASRAAFALAAAAGLMLATAAGPLLGLFGPGFQDGTTVLCLLAAAHVALAAGGAASTALIASGNERRIAYVTGLGILANVAANLLLVPRFGMTGAAAATCATMALTGLGLALTARQVLGLAVFAGRDLRAEGRV from the coding sequence ATGAGGGCGGTCGGTCTGCAGCCGGCCGAGGCGCCCGCGGCGCGCAGCGACCGTCTGGCGTACTTGCGGCGGCTCGCAAGCAGCGTGGCGGGAAGCGGCGTTCTGCTGTTCGGCCTCAAGCTCACCGGCTGCGCGCTCGGCCTGGCGATGCACCTCGCATTCGCGCGCCTGCTCGGCGCGGCGGCCTACGGCACCTTCGCGACGGCCTTCAATGCGGCGGCCCTGATCGCCCTGTTCGCGGCCGGCGGCGTGCCGTTGACAGCCTCGCGCTTCCTGCCCGTGTATCTCAGCAGTGGGGCGCGCGCCGAGGCCCGGGCTTTTCTCGAGACCGTCGCCGCGGTGACGGTCGGAGGGGGGCTTCTCGGGGGCGGCCTTCTCGTCGGCGCTGCCCTGGTGCTGGACGCGAGCGACGTCGACCAGGCCCGCGCGCTCGCGGCGGCAAGTCCGCTCGTCCTGCTGCTCGCGGCCGCCCAGACCGCGACAGCGCTGCTGCAGGCCCTTCATCGTCCCTTCGCCGCCGAAGCGGCATTCCTCGTGGTGCGCCCCCTCGCGGCCATCGGCGTGGGCGCGGTGCTCGCGCTGCCGGCATTCGGCCTCCTCAATGCGGTCACGGCCCTGATCGCGGTCGGACTCGCGAGCACCGCGGCGCTCGTTGCGACCGCACGCTCCCTGCGCCGCGCGATCGCCCGCCATGAGCTCACGGCCCGGGGGCGGCCCCGTCTTGCCATCTGGGTGCCGCCCGGATTGCTGCTCCTGTTCCTCGTCGGCGGGGCGGCCCTGACCGAGCGCCTCGACATCATCGTGGTCTCGGCCTTCGCCGATCCGGAGGCGGCCGGCATCTACAGCGTCGCGGCCCGCTTCGCCGCCCTCATCTCCCTGGGGACAGCCGCCGCAACCGTGCGTGCGCTTCCACTGCTCGCCGAGCAACTCCAGCGGGGCGCGCGGGACGCCGCCGCCCGGACATTGGCCCAGGCCAGCCGCGCCGCTTTCGCCCTCGCGGCCGCGGCCGGCCTGATGCTCGCAACCGCAGCCGGCCCCCTTCTCGGGCTGTTCGGGCCGGGCTTCCAAGACGGCACGACGGTTCTGTGCCTGTTGGCGGCCGCCCACGTGGCGCTCGCGGCGGGCGGCGCGGCCTCCACGGCGTTGATCGCCTCGGGCAACGAACGCCGCATCGCGTATGTCACGGGGCTCGGCATCCTCGCCAACGTGGCGGCCAATCTGCTGCTCGTGCCACGGTTCGGGATGACCGGCGCAGCCGCGGCAACCTGCGCGACGATGGCGCTCACCGGACTCGGCCTCGCCCTCACGGCCCGGCAGGTGCTCGGCCTCGCCGTCTTTGCCGGCCGGGATCTCCGGGCGGAGGGTCGAGTATGA
- a CDS encoding alpha-L-arabinofuranosidase, translated as MRRNRILAAGGALCAALLGLVLVAAQPAPGPHLANAGFEQAGSPPPGWTLDIQAADKGSVRQIRVAGAEGHALALSPNARNRGGDKPLGLGQVISATEFGGRPITLRARLGAEGGAAAVLGVAFLDQSGAAIGAPLILRAAAPPPLAVQSLRSGEPVPATAQQAIVFLVAEGQTGTAYFDEIVLVPEVTAAPSDTRSQPFAARVSLVPGEDLGPVRRDLFGTNVEWIRNAQGLWNTATGSLDADMLALAKAAGVSVLRFPGGGWSDSYDWRNGVGPQATRPRARHAPGEPEESPNVVGTDEIIEAARRIGADLLITLNLGSGTPELAAEWARYIRARVSADSRPHITWELGNELYMEEDISRAQTDPQTYVKRARATIAAVRAVDPAARFYAIGLENFGRYRFNAHPGWNDTVLTSLAGEIDGLAIHNGYAPLLPGPGGGNAASVYRAMLAAPANMAANLVTTMRQLQAAQTGRRLTLAVTEWGPLFAVDPANRYFDHVKTLGSGLYAARVLNVLLRTPGVTEAEFFKLSDLLNAGWIGRKVGGGYAATPALEVLRLYATNLAGRLIGTRVDGPTFSGGPIGFVDRVEAAPTVDAVASLTEAGDLAVLLSNASLDAPAEIDLALDQPRAGSVEILTGPSPDASRGTGMISVPGLSFAPTASFGAPRPHGRDEITLATQPVAPGARLHLVLPPVSVAALRLVPAR; from the coding sequence ATGAGGCGCAACCGAATCCTCGCGGCCGGCGGCGCCCTGTGCGCCGCGCTGCTCGGTCTCGTTCTCGTCGCCGCGCAGCCGGCACCGGGCCCACACCTCGCCAATGCCGGCTTCGAACAGGCCGGATCGCCGCCCCCCGGCTGGACCCTGGACATTCAGGCCGCCGACAAGGGCAGCGTCCGGCAGATCAGGGTCGCGGGCGCGGAGGGCCACGCGCTCGCCCTGTCTCCGAACGCCCGCAATCGTGGCGGCGACAAGCCGCTCGGGCTTGGCCAAGTCATCTCGGCAACGGAATTCGGCGGCCGGCCGATCACCCTGCGGGCCCGCCTCGGCGCCGAGGGCGGCGCGGCCGCGGTCCTCGGCGTCGCGTTCCTCGACCAGAGCGGTGCCGCCATCGGCGCACCCCTCATTCTGCGCGCCGCCGCCCCGCCGCCGCTGGCCGTGCAATCTCTGCGCTCCGGCGAGCCCGTACCGGCGACGGCCCAGCAGGCGATCGTGTTCCTTGTCGCCGAGGGCCAGACCGGGACCGCCTACTTCGATGAGATCGTGCTCGTGCCCGAGGTGACCGCGGCGCCGTCGGACACCCGCAGCCAACCCTTCGCCGCCCGGGTCTCGCTCGTTCCGGGCGAGGATCTCGGTCCCGTGCGCCGAGATCTGTTCGGAACCAACGTCGAGTGGATCCGCAATGCGCAGGGGCTGTGGAACACCGCGACCGGATCGCTCGACGCGGACATGCTGGCGCTCGCCAAGGCGGCGGGCGTCAGCGTTCTGCGCTTTCCGGGGGGAGGCTGGTCGGACAGCTATGACTGGCGCAACGGTGTCGGCCCCCAGGCGACCCGGCCGCGGGCCCGGCACGCCCCGGGTGAGCCGGAGGAATCGCCGAACGTTGTCGGCACCGACGAGATCATCGAGGCCGCACGGCGGATCGGTGCGGACCTGCTGATCACCTTGAACCTCGGCAGCGGCACGCCCGAGCTCGCGGCCGAGTGGGCGCGCTACATCCGTGCGCGCGTGAGCGCCGATTCCCGGCCGCACATCACCTGGGAGCTCGGCAACGAGCTCTACATGGAGGAGGACATCTCACGCGCACAGACCGACCCGCAGACCTACGTGAAGCGCGCGCGCGCGACCATTGCGGCCGTGCGTGCGGTCGATCCTGCGGCGCGCTTCTATGCCATCGGCCTGGAGAACTTCGGGCGCTATCGCTTCAACGCCCATCCGGGCTGGAACGACACGGTCCTGACCTCGCTCGCCGGGGAGATCGACGGGCTCGCGATCCACAACGGCTACGCGCCCCTGCTGCCGGGCCCGGGGGGAGGCAACGCCGCGTCCGTCTACAGGGCCATGCTGGCAGCGCCGGCCAACATGGCCGCGAACCTCGTCACGACGATGCGTCAGCTGCAGGCCGCACAGACCGGGCGCCGGCTCACGCTGGCCGTCACGGAATGGGGACCGCTCTTCGCCGTCGACCCGGCCAATCGGTATTTCGACCACGTCAAGACCCTGGGATCCGGCCTCTATGCGGCGCGGGTCCTCAACGTCCTGCTGCGGACGCCCGGCGTCACGGAGGCCGAGTTCTTCAAGCTCAGCGACCTGCTGAATGCGGGCTGGATCGGCCGCAAGGTCGGCGGCGGCTATGCGGCAACCCCCGCCCTTGAGGTGCTGCGCCTCTATGCGACCAACCTGGCGGGACGCCTGATCGGCACGCGCGTGGATGGCCCGACCTTTTCCGGCGGCCCGATCGGCTTCGTCGACCGGGTCGAGGCCGCCCCGACGGTCGACGCGGTGGCGTCACTCACGGAGGCGGGCGATCTCGCGGTCCTTCTCTCGAATGCGAGCCTCGACGCGCCCGCCGAGATCGACCTCGCGCTCGACCAGCCCCGCGCGGGATCGGTGGAGATCCTGACCGGTCCCTCCCCCGACGCGAGCCGCGGCACCGGCATGATCTCGGTTCCGGGGCTATCCTTCGCCCCGACTGCGAGTTTCGGCGCCCCCCGCCCTCATGGCCGGGACGAAATCACCCTCGCGACCCAACCCGTCGCACCAGGCGCACGCCTGCACCTCGTCCTGCCGCCCGTATCGGTCGCGGCGCTTCGCCTGGTGCCGGCCCGATGA
- a CDS encoding O-antigen ligase family protein, with translation MMLRLSPVGAEGGRLVPLLGIGLLGIATVPLATAFEPVSPRLLLAGIAGLAGVTAVVLAGRLKPVLLALFVVALTYNRQYYSFDWLHGDLGGRGLYWCPADVCLVGLLLLWPVERALRLPAPRPPRAGPVVWLLPLMAVGLLSAACSAEPVGSTVEIVRYLKLALLLLYLRYNLDARGFRVIVAALAGVILLQTPISILQAAFASGQNGLSQIFQTSEPSELARRAAGTLGHPNYLAPYLLLITPPFIAVALGLRGSWIGTAAALVAASGSLTIALTQSRGPIALLLVTILVLIALMTLRRALPALRAVGLIVAGAVLLVAVVAPLAPAIEKRLSGDFGASVDFRAAYNDAAVRMWEASPMLGVGPNNFGLEIRHYSPDLYVVMALDALSTDEARSKVHLRSTAPVHNVYLFVLSELGILGLICFLLFLLRGLVLAWRASAAPPSVASLFALGLFCGLLAEYAQQLIDYSLLWDPLLFTITLLMGLMHAINAAQESSP, from the coding sequence ATGATGCTCCGTCTCTCGCCGGTCGGGGCCGAGGGAGGCCGTCTGGTTCCGCTCCTGGGGATCGGGCTTCTCGGAATCGCGACCGTACCGCTCGCCACCGCATTCGAACCCGTGAGCCCGCGTCTCCTGCTCGCCGGCATTGCCGGCCTCGCCGGGGTCACAGCGGTCGTGCTTGCCGGGCGGCTGAAGCCGGTGCTGCTCGCCCTGTTCGTGGTAGCCCTGACCTACAACCGACAGTACTATAGTTTCGATTGGCTGCACGGAGATCTTGGCGGTCGCGGCCTCTACTGGTGCCCGGCAGATGTCTGCCTGGTGGGATTGTTGCTGCTGTGGCCCGTCGAGCGGGCGCTGCGCCTGCCAGCACCCCGCCCGCCCCGGGCAGGCCCGGTGGTCTGGCTGCTGCCGCTCATGGCGGTCGGGCTGCTCTCGGCTGCCTGCAGCGCAGAGCCGGTTGGGAGCACCGTCGAGATCGTCCGCTATCTCAAGCTGGCCCTTCTCTTGCTCTACCTGCGGTACAACCTTGACGCACGCGGCTTCCGCGTCATCGTCGCGGCGCTCGCGGGCGTCATTCTCCTGCAAACGCCGATCTCGATCCTCCAGGCGGCCTTCGCCTCGGGCCAGAACGGCCTCTCACAGATCTTCCAGACCAGTGAGCCGAGCGAGCTCGCCCGCCGTGCGGCCGGAACCCTCGGGCACCCGAACTATCTCGCCCCCTACCTGCTCCTGATCACGCCGCCCTTCATCGCCGTCGCGCTCGGCCTGCGCGGCTCCTGGATCGGCACCGCCGCCGCCCTGGTGGCCGCGTCCGGCAGTCTCACGATCGCCCTGACCCAGTCGCGCGGCCCGATCGCGCTCCTGCTCGTCACGATCCTGGTTCTGATCGCTCTGATGACGCTGCGCCGTGCGCTCCCGGCCCTGCGGGCGGTCGGCCTGATCGTGGCGGGTGCGGTGCTCCTCGTCGCTGTGGTGGCCCCGCTCGCGCCTGCGATCGAGAAGCGGCTCTCGGGCGATTTCGGCGCCTCGGTCGACTTCCGGGCTGCGTACAACGATGCCGCGGTGCGGATGTGGGAGGCCAGCCCCATGCTCGGCGTCGGGCCGAACAACTTCGGTTTAGAGATCCGGCACTACTCTCCAGATCTCTACGTGGTCATGGCCCTCGACGCGCTCTCGACCGATGAGGCCCGCAGCAAGGTCCATCTCCGCAGCACCGCGCCCGTCCACAATGTCTATCTGTTCGTCCTGTCCGAGCTCGGCATCCTGGGTCTGATCTGCTTCCTGCTGTTCCTGCTGCGCGGTCTCGTGCTGGCTTGGAGGGCGTCGGCGGCTCCGCCCTCGGTGGCGAGTCTGTTCGCACTCGGTCTCTTCTGCGGCCTTCTCGCCGAATATGCGCAGCAGCTGATCGACTACTCGCTGCTCTGGGACCCCTTGCTGTTCACCATCACCCTGCTGATGGGCCTCATGCACGCGATCAATGCCGCTCAGGAGAGTTCGCCGTGA
- a CDS encoding glycosyltransferase family 2 protein: MALDVTVVVPTFNRSRDLPATLEALAAQTRRPRAVMVVDNSSTDDTRAVVDSWVPVLGAVGIALRYRCKAPEGPAAARNLGWREADTAAVAFVDSDVSLDPGWLAACGAVLDTDPRVGAVGGRVVYAHRPDLLNGYGGALGPLGLAWDALEGEPVIAARRARDVLWTNCSALLVRRQALAQIDGFDEAFFYGYEDSDLGWRLTLSGWRVRVVPEATVYHRVGHAIGRAAETIIFHAAKNRLRSVLVNWGPAGLLRYGPSALAYSLADAALRAPRGPKLRALLWNLRNLPDTLARRRMVQARRRVDDRRIRALMDRRAFPERRLGGLRRRPADLASPPVLGADDRV, translated from the coding sequence ATGGCACTGGATGTCACCGTCGTCGTTCCGACCTTCAATCGCAGCCGGGATCTCCCCGCAACGCTCGAAGCCCTCGCGGCACAGACGCGGCGTCCCCGCGCCGTGATGGTCGTCGACAACAGTTCCACGGATGACACACGCGCGGTGGTCGACAGCTGGGTTCCCGTCCTCGGGGCCGTGGGCATTGCCCTGCGCTACCGCTGCAAGGCGCCCGAGGGGCCAGCCGCGGCGCGCAACCTGGGCTGGCGCGAGGCAGACACCGCCGCGGTCGCGTTCGTGGACAGCGATGTATCGCTCGACCCGGGCTGGCTCGCAGCCTGCGGCGCGGTCCTGGACACCGATCCGAGGGTCGGTGCCGTGGGCGGCAGGGTCGTTTACGCTCACCGGCCAGATCTGCTGAACGGTTATGGGGGCGCCCTCGGGCCCCTCGGGCTCGCCTGGGACGCACTCGAGGGGGAGCCCGTGATCGCGGCGAGGCGCGCCCGCGACGTGCTCTGGACGAACTGCTCGGCGCTGCTCGTCCGGCGGCAGGCCCTCGCGCAGATCGACGGGTTCGACGAGGCCTTCTTCTATGGCTACGAGGATTCCGATCTCGGGTGGCGGCTCACCCTCAGCGGGTGGCGCGTCCGCGTCGTGCCCGAGGCCACCGTGTACCACCGTGTCGGTCACGCCATCGGGCGTGCCGCTGAGACCATCATCTTCCATGCCGCCAAGAACCGGCTTCGTTCCGTCCTCGTGAACTGGGGGCCGGCCGGCCTGCTGCGCTATGGGCCCTCGGCCTTGGCCTACAGCCTCGCGGACGCCGCCTTGCGTGCACCCCGCGGGCCGAAGCTGCGGGCGCTTCTCTGGAACCTGCGCAATCTGCCCGACACCCTCGCGCGGCGCCGGATGGTTCAGGCACGCCGCCGCGTCGATGACCGCAGGATCCGCGCTCTGATGGACCGCCGCGCGTT